Genomic segment of Panicum virgatum strain AP13 chromosome 9N, P.virgatum_v5, whole genome shotgun sequence:
AACCCACCACAAGTTTTAGTTGATTACGACAAGAATAAAATAATTCATCATAAAAGTGCCATCAATATTTTCCAACATAAACGAAACTTTCTACGAAGAATTCATCGGACAAAGAGCGatctcatatccgagagcgcagcaattcgaattgatttaaaccttgcaagggtgtactactttacccacacgacataaggaccatgcggctcacccaaccgatcacgttgGATaaggggtactcacgtcaaccgttcccaacaaggcttaACCATTGAGGGTACGCCTAGCTTGCGCGGAGAGTCACCTAGGTCCACCGGGGACACCCTCAAGCCTCTCTACATAACCCTTTGGCCACGCATCTAGTACCGGGCCTCAATCACCAAGCCAAaggaggtaattggctcattcaTACCATTattttggatatgtggtagcacgataAAAATTGCTCAAAACCGAGgtcatccacggacggtccttaatcgattcAAGCGGACTATGTCTCCGAGACTCCTTTCTCTAGGCTCTAACATTCCGCCCAAATCACGAAACCAACTTTTCAACATAATCGACCTTCCCAACATAACCTAATTCGAACATGTGCGATCAAAGGTAACCAAGTGAGTGTAGTGTGATCCTATTCCAAGAGTTTTCCTTACAAGTCATAGACCCAttctaagcatggctaagcatctAATCAATTAATTAGTTACTAGCTACAAGTGGCAAGGACATGGATATAACAAGGCAAGGAAGGTAAATGCATAAAGTAgatacaagaatgcaataaatAACATAATATAGATAACCCAATAATACCCAAGTGAGATATCTAAATTGCATCAATTTAAATAGGCACAAGGAATCATGCATAGCTGTTTGCCTTGGTTAGCTTCGGACTCAACCACAAACTCGACACCGGGCtcgggctcaacggactcggtgggctcgCCGGGCTTATTCTCTGACGGTTGGGTCACTATAATGTATGAATGAGATGCATGCATTAGAATGATGCCATGATTGGTTCATCAATGATATGGTATGAAGAATGAACGATATGACATGCGATGATGCACAATATGAACACAACTCAACGATCAAGCACACTCATGCTCAAGTAAGCAAGAAGACTATGGCAAGTATTAACAAAAGAATTCTAAATAGCAAgaacaaataatgaaataaattTAGTACATAGAGGACATCATAAGGAACTCAATAGAGTTGGATTTGCAGCAAAAAACATTTTTCTAGAATTACTTATGAATATTACAAGTTTCATCTGTCCTATACAAGTTAATTCAGAAAAGGCATGAAAGTTGAACTGAACAAATCCAAGAAATTTAATAAAGATACTAGGTATGAATACAGAGCTAAAAAAATAGGTTTCACCATTTTATCATTTTTTGCAAAGAGTTATACACTAAACAAGCTTTCAGACAGCAAGCAagaaaacacactaaaactcTATTAAACTATAAAGGTGCATGAAAAAAGTGACACTATTGAAAATTTAATTTCACAAGGATTATAAAATAATTTAGTTTAATATTTTTAGAGTAGTAGATATTTAACTAAGCATTTTAATCACTTTTACAACAttaaatcaaaaataaatctacagcaagataacatacaaaaaaaaacatttttccAGAGTAGATCTAAGCAAGACTAATCTAACAAAtcaagtttcacaatttttggaggTATATACCAATTTATACACATTTTACAAGATCTCAGCACAACACAACTTCCTCAAAAAGGCTAGATCCACACACAGCAGCCACCCTGGCTActcgacaggtgggcccaggaGGCCAGGTAGCTCCCCCATCCCAGGTCAAGGCCACTGGCTTGCCTTGACCAGGCCAAGGCGCGCGCGTCGTGCGggtgccggcccggccggcgacggcatgaagcgaggcggcggagggcggaaCACCAAGCGCACAGGATGTTCTAGGTGTGGgtgtgaaagcatctaggcccctaattcgagttttggtaattaatgacaatgtTTTGTGAATTAataatttcatttgagataatgagcataggttgatccacggatgaaagggatTTGATTGTGATCGTATGacgttttggagatgatgtgcaaagctcgggctcgaGGCAAAGGTATCAattagggcttttgcattttaccggtcataaagcgtttagtggatgaaaaatgaccggatttgttggatagatagccgtactatcaagaggggtcgtgtactcgtgcttgacgggtctttggtgccattttgctcaaaatgtctagatgcatgcatgagggctaacgacgttttgaaaagtttgaaaaCGGGAACAAGTTTGAGTGCTGACTGCCtaagtgcggacagtccgcggacggtccgccatacaTTTTGAAAATGACCAGAGACATGTTTTGTCTCTGGTGGACAAGATAAATGacgggcggacggtccaccctTCTAACTCcgttttgtccagagactttGCATCTCTGGTTGCGCCGATGGGTTGAACGGCGAACGGTCCGCCCTgggcacggacggtccgccagtcgCTTAACAAAATGACCAGGTGGGTTTTAAGGTAGAatggcggatggtccgcccctggggcgcggacggtccgccggtcattCTGAAAAGTGACCAGAGACGTTTTTCGTCTTTGGTGGTCTAGAACTtataaccgcggacggtccgcccctatggcgcggacggtccaccaggGCTCCAGCGGCTAGTTTTGACACACAatcattgcactctgactcactggtttataagggcggacagtccggtttttgaaccgcgtaCGGTCTGCGAttacgcagaaaagagtgtaacggctggTTTTTGAGGGGATCTCTATATATACTCAATGCCCGGCCTTTGGGAggttctcttggccatttggactgcatacttgacatctTAGAGCTGAgtcatccctctctcacacattcttgcatagagattgcattcttgagagtgtgagagtatcctagtgcattgcatcaagagtttcaactttgtggtattagggaaacttcaagcaagcgtcatcgacttgttactcttgggagttgccgctccctagacggcttggagaagtggatttcgtggagcacctccaagaagattgttgaggagccccgatttcggttgtgagatgtcttgtgctcaccttaccggagtggtgaagagcaactctagtggaatcgaggtgtggagcggttctttgattcaagccggctcaagatcaagagagtttttgatagaggagcagttgattcttggaatccacctcaacgtggattaggggtgaccggcaagtcatcgacaccacgagataaattcttgtgtcaagctcggttatcTCTCTTGCTTATCTTGTTTAGtgcatttactttgagcaaGTTACTTTCCTAGAGCTTGAATTTCATCTTGTCATcataggttgcaaacccaaactagaggtagtagtagtagtaagaCATAGGGCTCTCTTattttactaattaaatttatctaGTGTTTGTGGTTTTAGTTTTAAACCGTCTATTCACCCttcctctagtcggtgttcttgatcctacagggTGAAGCTCAGGCGGCGGCCAGCGAGGAAAGGCGGTGAGGAGACGGCGCGAcgtggtccggcggcggcgggtggagagCTCCGGCGAGGGCCCAGCACGGCGGAGAAAAGGGCCGATTTATGGCCggaatcggaggaggaggatgagaggTATCTCCCCATGCGAGGAATTGGAGGGAGTCTCACAGGAGGAGGAGAAATCGCGGCGGCCATCGGCGAGCAAAgctcggggtggcggcggcaagggagggagggggctagggtttggggaacAAGGGGGCTCCGGCTTATAAAGGCGAGGAGGGAGGCGAGCAGGGGgctcggcgccgcggcggcccggccACGCTGGCCCAGCCAACGGCCGGTggtggggcgccgccgcccctgctgcccAACCAGGGAGCGAGGGTGGGCGGTAGAGGAGGAAGGGCGCCTGACGAGTGGGCCCGGGTGAGTGTATCAACGGTAGAAGTTTAAAATTCGAAATCAAGACCTTCCCGGGCACTAAAAATCACCAAAATTTTACAGGAGCTAGATTAAATCACTAAGAACACACTGCAACAAGAATCAATCAAAAAGCACTTTTTGCCGATGGGTTTTGCTTTACATATCCTTCCGTGGGTTTACATCAGGAGGGCACTGGTGGTTGCAAATTGGAAATTACCGGTGGACTTTTTAAATGTGTTTTTGTTTAGTGCGCAGAGATCATGAGAATTAAACAGATGAGGTTAATCCACCGCCTCCTAAATGTTACTCCCTCTTTCCCCATTTCTAAGGCCTGCGATGATTTTCTACTTTTCTACTGATTTTGGCTTCGGTTCAGTCCTCACAATCACATATCAGATATATGTTCACTTTCATGGCTAATTTTAGCTCACCATGGTGTCCTGGAAGTACACTTCGTGTGGCTAATTTTAGCTCACCATGGTGTCCTGGAAGTACACTTCGAGTGGAACCTAGAGTGTATTTTCTTACCTCCAGTAAAAAAATGGTAATATTTCTTGGAGCTTGAGCTGTGGGCACATTAGAGTATTTGAGCAACTGTATGTTATTTTAGATTGACACGTAAGTCTAACCATCTTTAACTTCATCGTAAAAAGTCAAAATCTTGCATGCGTCTCATACTAGATGCCAAGTTTTGTGCCACAAACTTCCAATCATACTGCCAAGCAGGGACGAAAGAGTTGGGCACTTTTAATCAGCCTTCTCGTAGATCATCTTGGCCTTGGCAACCAGATTACTGAGGAACCATCCCAAACGGCCCAAATTATGCCATCTTTCAACAGCTCGACTAAGGAATTGTTAGTCGCCGTTTCGGGGATGAAGACCAGGTGCCAGCCAATCCTAATTGAACCCTGGTGGTTTCAATCATCTCAGCAGAACACACGCGAAACAAACGGACACCATCAACGATTCAACTCATATTGCAACACAGACGCATACTATAGGTACAATACTTTTGCAATATATCAATAATCTTATCACAATACAATAAACTCTTCCTTTGTTTGAGGGAGTTAGGTTGCAAATAGTAAAAGAACCCAATAATTATTGGGAGGGAGTTAGGGAACCCAAATATTATGTATTGAAAATTGAAAACAGGAGAGGATTTCTTTCCCAACAGTGACAGTTTATTAGGGAAAGGGGACAGCTAAATATGATCTTTCTTCGGCACTTAGGTTCATGACAAGAAACCATCGAAACGACAGCTGCAAACATAAACCTATTGCACCATAACCAAAAAACCACGAGCAAACTTTGGTAAAACGGCCAGTAGCGAAAAAAGTTTGTAACACGGGACAACGTATTCATCTAATCGACATGGCACGACATGGGTGCACATCACAAGCacaattccttactttcattccAGAATGAATTCCAATAGTGCATTAGGTACTTGAGGAAAACATAGTGCAGTTCCATAACTAGATGCATCAAATCTTAAATTCTCTGAACCAAGGCAGGACAAGTCCTAGTTCAAAACTGCAAATAAAGTGTAGCCATACCATCGAACACGGACAAAACAGAAAACAGAGATGCTTAAGCGTCAACAGCAACTCTTCCAGCCACTTGGTCAAGATCACGCCTTCCCTGGGAGGTGATGAGCCGCCCACTGCACCAAAACAAACAATAAGCAAACTTCTCACAACCACAAAGAGTTGTCAAGCAAGACAAAGGCACATGACAATTGGATTACCCCTTGGGATCAACATCAATGATGCCCATCTTCTGCAACTGCTGCAGGATGTTACGTGAAATGGCACCACTGCTCTTGCAGAAGTGTGGTGGGCGGGAGCCATTCCTCTGGCGGCCACCATAGATCTTCTGGAATCCACCTACACCAATGCCTTGCCTGAGGTAGATCTTCCTTGCAATTGAGGCTGCAGGGACAAAATTGGAAATCAAATTGATGCGCAAAATCTGAATATTTAAGTTAATATAAATGATATTGGAGAAGAACAAGATTCCTCACCAGCCCTGGTGTAGTACCAGTCAGGGTCATAAGGAGGAAGCTCCTTGAACCTCGCAGTCTTCACAATGTCAACCCACTCAGGGAGCTCCATCTAACAGAAGGTAAAGAAAAGTTATTACACATAGCAACACAGGGATTTAGTCATTATCCATGGAAGGAAACTAACGTAAAAGAGAGGAAAACAAAATCTTCATTTCCTATAGCGACAAACTAACTACAATTTCAAATtaaaaggcaaccaaacataaAGAAATCTTGGATGTAGTTACCCTTGATTAAAATGAGCCCAACATCATTCACACAAAGAATGTTTATTACACACCAACAGAATGAACTATGACTTCAAAGTATATTTCGAAGGGAGCTTGTTGAAATATTTATAGCCAATCAATTGTCTGAATCCAAATGATATGGATTCCGAAAACAACCTTTTGAACAGTGTCAAGGTTCACTCAAGACTATCCAATATGAATAGAAATATAATAGATCACACCTCATGCGTTGTGTCATGCCTGACGAGCTCAGAGAACTTTTGGAACTCTTAAAACTTGAGAACTTTTGGAACTCTTAAAACTTGCCTACATCCCACCTATATGTATCATTTGATCCCCTTTACAATCAGGCACATAGAATCAAAATGTTCTCTCAAGACTAACTTTTACAATCTTCATAGGCTCAAGTAACCACAGCAACAAATACCATTTAACTTCCTCGTTGGTCGAAAGAGCATCATTTCCACAGAGTAATAATAGATATTATGACACAGACCAACTTGTGTGTGTACTTAATTCGAAAAGATACACAACTCACTGAAGTAGGCAACTGAAGATACTAGTGCTACCCGTCCAGTAGTACAACTAATGATTCGGTTCAATTCTGACGCCAAACCCTACCAATCCCAAACAAGTTATCCCTACATCTAATCAAGCAAATCTGAGAAGAACGCTTTTTTCCCAAAATCAGAGGGTAGGAGCCGGGTGACGGCCGCCAGCGGCGCTGTCAGGGGAGAACTGTCGCCGTGCGCGGCCGAACCCGTGCTGCGACGGCGGGATCCGGAGCTAGGTGCAGCATGGGACAAGATGTGGCCTCGACCGCCGACGAAGGGCGCGACGATTCTACGGACTGCAGCGTCGTCGGATCGGAAGGGAAAGGCAAGTCAGGCGGGGCGTTACCTTGCCGGAGCGCTTGAGGTGGGCGGAGTAGGCCTTGACGAACTCGTGCGGGTTGACATCCTTCACCGTCCTCGCCGTCGAAGCCGCCatcctgccgctgccgccgccgccgccgccaggtgaCGAGAGGGAGGCAGGGGACGTGAAGTGCTGGCCAATGCGGCTGCTCGGGGCTAGGGTTTTGTCGGGGGCGGCGTGGGTGGCGGAGTGCGAATATATAGGAGATGGGTTCGGGTTTGGGGCGTCAGATGGGGATCGGACGGTCACGACGGCGTGAGCAGGTGGGTTTAGGGTTGGGGAATGGTATGGGCCGGCTGAGCACGGTGTGCGTGCCCTAGTTGGGCCGAGAACGTATGAACAAGGAAAGGGCCCATTGAACCTCTAAATTGTTGGGATAGGCCGATTTTGTCTTCCTGATTTAAAATACCGGATTTTGCCATATTTTAGTTTCTTTAACTTCAAAAAATGGCGTCCTGACCCACTTGTCGTCTTGTCGTATAGCCAATTTTCTCGCCTAATTTTTCCTAAAGTTAGTTGGTCATTTCCTTGCCACAAAAGTGGTGGCAAGACCAGGGAGCCTCCTTCGTTAAAGCGGTAGTGCTAGACTAGGACGTCCGACACGTAGAAAAAATCGGACCCTCCAACCTAGgttgttgcaacttgcaagaatCAACCACTGATAttgtaattattatttttttatgttaGACAGTGATATTGCTTGAAACATGATTGCACCGTTCGCCTGGGCTGCAG
This window contains:
- the LOC120689758 gene encoding 40S ribosomal protein S19; the protein is MAASTARTVKDVNPHEFVKAYSAHLKRSGKMELPEWVDIVKTARFKELPPYDPDWYYTRAASIARKIYLRQGIGVGGFQKIYGGRQRNGSRPPHFCKSSGAISRNILQQLQKMGIIDVDPKGGRLITSQGRRDLDQVAGRVAVDA